A stretch of the Arachis stenosperma cultivar V10309 chromosome 6, arast.V10309.gnm1.PFL2, whole genome shotgun sequence genome encodes the following:
- the LOC130932829 gene encoding probable 1-acyl-sn-glycerol-3-phosphate acyltransferase 4, giving the protein MDVCSPLKSDTKLKHQPLTPLRLLRGLLCLVVFLSTAFMFLIYFAPVAVVALRLFSTHCSRKTVSFIFSLWLALWPFLFEKINNTKVVFSGDSVPSKERVLLIANHRTEVDWMYLWNLALRKGRLGCIKYILKSSLMKLPIFGWGFHILEFIAVERKWEIDEKILHHKLSALKDRQDPLWLALFPEGTDYTEQKSQNSQKYASEVGLPVLKNVLLPKTKGFHACLEALRGSLDAVYDVTIAYKNQCPTFLDNVFGVDPSEVHLHVLRIPVDRIPACETEAASWLMNAFQKKDQLLSDFKVQGHFPNQINEKQLSTSKCIVTYTLVVAFTALFTYFTFFSHILFKLYVGLSCAYLAISTRYDFQLMPFTFYVNALFNSKKQKSG; this is encoded by the exons ATGGATGTTTGCAGCCCTCTTAAATCCGATACTAAACTAAAGCACCAACCTCTGACCCCTCTTAGGTTGTTAAGGGGTCTGTTATGTTTAGTGGTGTTTCTTTCCACAGCTTTTATGTTCTTAATCTATTTTGCACCAGTGGCAGTTGTAGCGTTGAGGCTTTTCAGCACACATTGTAGTAGGAAGACAGTGTCATTCATCTTTTCGCTTTGGTTAGCTCTGTGGCCCTTtctatttgaaaagataaacaACACTAAAGTTGTCTTTTCTGGTGATAGTGTTCCGTCAAAGGAACGTGTTTTACTTATTGCTAATCACAGAACTGAGGTTGATTGGATGTACTTGTGGAATCTTGCACTTCGTAAGGGAAGACTTGGATGCATAAAATACATCCTTAAAAGCAGCTTGATGAAATTGCCTATATTTGGTTGGGGATTTCACATTCTGGAGTTCATTGCAGTGGAGAGGAAGTGGGAGATAGATGAGAAAATACTGCACCATAAGCTTTCGGCACTAAAGGATCGTCAAGATCCTTTATGGCTAGCACTTTTTCCAGAAGGAACCGATTATAC TGAACAGAAGAGTCAAAATAGTCAAAAATATGCTTCTGAAGTTGGGCTACCTGTGCTGAAAAATGTGTTGCTGCCAAAAACAAAAGGGTTTCATGCTTGCTTGGAAGCTCTACGAGGCTCATTGGATGCAG TGTATGATGTGACTATCGCGTATAAAAATCAATGTCCAACTTTTCTGGACAATGTCTTTGGTGTGGATCCGTCTGAAGTCCACCTACATGTTTTGCGGATTCCGGTGGACAGGATTCCAGCTTGTGAAACTGAAGCTGCTTCATGGCTAATGAACGCATTCCAGAAGAAGGATCAATTGCTCTCTGATTTCAAGGTTCAAGGTCATTTCCCTAACCAAATAAATGAAAAGCAACTTTCAACATCCAAGTGCATCGTTACTTATACTTTGGTGGTTGCTTTCACTGCGCTGTTCACATATTTCACCTTTTTCTCTCACATTTTGTTCAAGTTATACGTAGGTCTATCATGTGCGTATCTTGCTATTTCAACGCGCTATGATTTTCAATTGATGCCTTTTACATTCTATGTTAATGCACTCTTTAATAGCAAGAAACAAAAGAGTGGATAA
- the LOC130936293 gene encoding pathogenesis-related protein 5-like produces the protein MALTSLSSKSCATFWLFLLLGNVASATLFTLQNNCKYTVWPGTLSGNDPTILDTGLSLTSGSLVQMTAPAGWSGRFWGRTGCNFDIVDNGKCATGDCPGGLKCTGGGVPPVTLVEFTTGSATNGNKDFYDVSLVDGYNVAIGVRATGGTGDCQYAGCENDLNGYCPKELQVKDDTGSVVACKSACVAFNTPEYCCTGEHSTPQTCSPTNYSKMFKNACPRAYSYAYDDASSTFTCSGANYTITFCPAGSS, from the exons ATGGCCCTAACCTCATTAAGCTCAAAGTCTTGTGCAACCTTCTGGCTTTTCCTCCTCTTAG GTAATGTAGCATCAGCTACATTGTTTACCttacaaaacaattgcaaaTACACTGTTTGGCCTGGAACACTTTCCGGCAATGACCCGACCATTCTTGACACCGGTCTTTCTCTAACATCCGGTTCTTTGGTCCAGATGACCGCCCCAGCTGGCTGGTCAGGACGATTCTGGGGTAGAACCGGATGTAATTTTGATATTGTTGATAATGGCAAATGTGCTACCGGAGATTGTCCCGGCGGCCTCAAGTGCACTGGTGGAGGCGTTCCACCGGTGACACTAGTGGAATTCACCACCGGAAGTGCGACCAATGGCAACAAAGATTTTTATGACGTAAGCTTGGTGGATGGTTACAATGTGGCCATTGGAGTACGGGCAACCGGAGGAACCGGTGATTGTCAATACGCAGGTTGCGAAAATGACCTGAATGGTTACTGCCCAAAGGAGTTGCAAGTAAAAGATGATACGGGTTCGGTAGTAGCATGTAAGAGCGCGTGTGTGGCGTTTAACACCCCGGAGTATTGTTGCACCGGGGAGCACTCAACGCCACAAACGTGCTCACCTACGAATTACTCAAAGATGTTTAAGAATGCATGTCCAAGAGCTTATAGTTACGCTTATGATGATGCTTCAAGCACTTTTACATGCTCAGGTGCAAATTACACCATCACTTTTTGCCCCGCAGGATCATCTTAG
- the LOC130934947 gene encoding pathogenesis-related protein 5-like has product MSQAFFWLFILLGNVASATLFTLRNNCKYTVWPGSLSGNGPNILDTDLSLRPGSSAQSNVSAGWSGRFWARTECNFDRTDNGKCATGDCLGGLKCIGGGAPPVTLAEFTVGSAGNGNIDFYDVSLVDGYNVPMGVHATGGIGNCQYAGCVSDLNDNCPKELQVKDVTGLVVACKSACAAFNSPEYCCTGEHGTPQTCPPTNYSKMFKIACPRAYSYAYDDASSTCTCSGANYTITFCPTESS; this is encoded by the exons ATGTCTCAGGCATTCTTCTGGCTATTCATACTCTTGG GTAATGTTGCATCAGCCACATTATTCACCCTACGAAACAATTGCAAATACACTGTTTGGCCCGGAAGTCTTTCCGGCAATGGCCCAAATATTCTTGACACCGATCTGTCTCTAAGACCCGGTTCTTCGGCCCAATCAAATGTTTCGGCTGGTTGGTCAGGACGTTTTTGGGCTAGAACCGAGTGCAATTTTGATAGGACCGATAACGGCAAATGTGCTACCGGAGACTGTCTCGGTGGCCTCAAGTGTATTGGCGGAGGTGCTCCACCGGTAACACTGGCCGAGTTCACGGTTGGAAGTGCCGGCAATGGCAATATAGACTTTTATGATGTGAGCTTGGTAGACGGTTACAATGTTCCTATGGGGGTACATGCAACCGGAGGAATCGGTAACTGTCAATATGCTGGCTGCGTTTCTGACCTAAATGATAACTGTCCAAAGGAGTTACAGGTAAAAGATGTTACCGGTTTGGTAGTTGCATGCAAGAGTGCGTGTGCGGCATTCAACAGTCCGGAATATTGTTGCACCGGAGAGcacggaacaccacagacatgCCCACCTACAAATTACTCAAAAATGTTTAAGATTGCATGTCCAAGAGCGTATAGTTATGCTTATGATGATGCTTCAAGCACTTGTACATGTTCTGGAGCAAATTACACCATCACTTTTTGTCCCACAGAATCCTCATAA
- the LOC130936864 gene encoding uncharacterized protein LOC130936864, translated as MPLWLSSLPADISVSTILTGVAAATVTAASFFLIYKSHLCPNKENLITLHQEQPKPNPRGKILFVSPIRLSTSEDLAKRLYNLLESKGLVLEVVDARTFDPEDLPKENLILLVDSTSRVWNQPPLPCFYEKDDMKGAKVFASWLVHNAESFGIGAVVVKACNFTAFVVGKRDGKNLMAKAANHFRDLDHIQYYDHFEEWWGSVVATVSGDTVANGMCGESEPEDDIGCSDPKSIYMLVENVDVVDRKRTFRRRMLIISEANGSVDLEDGGPVTAQWPLADDLIINSELPTFQGFCSVGGSLFIAGGIMCNNGSKFEFELKLEHFFPAKMWCLKYDGSTWIWSLCGSMFYHRMNPIVVPYHGKLCIFGGDIGGGCWVEIYDPKSDLWEKREVSDDTYVSQTPKSYFLWEDRTEPRKKTFVMFYFSSGKDQWLSSYDFEANLWESYYCQLPPSRDSSPKKLIRLACSNYLLIVDSAHMWYIYDFSERNLVADVRVNGLEELTGRVSYVFCCHCTSEESLIYVFMELDEKVVEEHGGDPDLVPYARVKLQMNGNFFAKVESKGNLKVGPYSKLYMFAVGDQDTKLNGGL; from the exons ATGCCCCTTTGGTTGTCTTCGTTACCGGCGGATATATCGGTATCCACTATCCTGACCGGCGTGGCCGCCGCCACGGTCACTGCCGCATCCTTCTTCTTAATCTACAAGTCTCACCTCTGCCCCAACAAAGAGAACCTCATAACACTCCATCAAGAACAACCGAAACCCAATCCACGTGGCAAGATCCTGTTCGTTTCGCCAATCAGACTTTCAACTTCAGAAGACCTAGCGAAGCGCCTCTACAATTTGTTAGAGTCGAAAGGCCTCGTTTTGGAGGTCGTAGATGCTCGAACTTTCGATCCCGAAGACCTACCCAAGGAGAACCTCATCCTCCTCGTTGATTCAACTTCGCGTGTTTGGAACCAACCTCCCCTACCGTGCTTCTACGAAAAGGACGACATGAAAGGAGCAAAGGTCTTCGCCAGTTGGCTCGTGCATAACGCGGAGAGCTTTGGGATCGGAGCGGTTGTTGTGAAGGCTTGCAATTTCACTGCATTTGTAGTGGGCAAAAGGGATGGTAAGAATTTGATGGCTAAGGCCGCCAATCATTTTAGGGATTTGGATCACATTCAATACTATGATCATTTTGAAGAGTGGTGGGGAAGTGTTGTTGCCACGGTTTCGGGAGATACAGTTGCTAATGGCATGTGCGGGGAATCTGAACCTGAG GATGATATTGGTTGTTCTGATCCAAAAAGCATATATATGTTGGTGGAAAATGTGGATGTAGTAGATAGAAAAAGAACCTTCAGGCGCAGAATGTTAATTATCTCTGAGGCCAATGGAAGTGTTGATCTTGAAGATGGAGGTCCTGTAACTGCCCAATGGCCTCTTGCAGATGATCTAATAATCAATTCCGAATTACCAACTTTTCAAGGATTTTGTTCCGTTGGTGGTAGCTTGTTCATTGCTGGTGGTATCATGTGTAACAATGgatcaaaatttgaatttgagctAAAATTGGAACATTTTTTCCCTGCAAAAATGTGGTGCCTCAAGTATGACGGTTCAACCTGGATTTGGAGTTTATGCGGAAGCATGTTCTACCACCGGATGAATCCCATAGTAGTCCCATACCATGGCAAGTTGTGCATCTTTGGGGGTGACATTGGAGGTGGATGTTGGGTTGAAATCTATGATCCAAAATCAGATTTATGGGAAAAAAGGGAAGTGTCCGATGATACGTACGTAAGCCAGACTCCTAAATCTTACTTTTTGTGGGAGGACAGAACGGAGCCTCGTAAAAAGACCTTCgttatgttttatttttcttctggTAAGGATCAGTGGCTCAGCTCATATGACTTCGAGGCCAACCTTTGGGAATCCTATTACTGCCAATTACCACCAAGTCGTGATTCTTCTCCTAAGAAACTCATTCGTTTGGCATGTAGTAATTATCTCCTCATTGTTGACTCTGCCCATATGTGGTACATTTATGACTTTTCCGAGAGGAATCTCGTGGCAGATGTGCGCGTCAATGGTTTGGAAGAGCTGACTGGACGGGTGTCATATGTTTTCTGTTGCCACTGCACCAGCGAAGAAAGTCTGATTTATGTCTTCATGGAACTAGATGAAAAGGTTGTTGAAGAACATGGTGGTGATCCTGACCTTGTTCCTTATGCTAGAGTCAAGCTCCAAATGAATGGTAATTTTTTCGCCAAGGTTGAATCCAAGGGTAATCTTAAAGTTGGTCCCTATAGCAAACTCTATAT GTTTGCTGTTGGAGACCAAGACACCAAATTAAATGGAGGATTGTAG
- the LOC130935369 gene encoding uncharacterized protein LOC130935369, translating to MFPCSSRALFSRSRCVLRFDVVVLAIVLILFWLEAGTAKPVEHRLQWGSSEGRTENVASHSCIHDQIIEQRKRPGRKVYSVTPQVYEPGVLKPLQHRGRALLGVSSSVESQKDAKQPIRIYLNYDAVGHSSDRDCRKVGDIVKLGEPPLASLLGSPLCNPHADPPILGDCWHNCTSEDISGEDKKHRLRKALGQTADWFRRALAVEPVKGNLRLSGYSACGQDGGVQLPREYIEEGVSNADLVLLVTTRPTTGNTLAWAVACERDQWGRAIAGHVNVAPRHLTAEAETLLSATLIHEVMHVLGFDPHAFAHFRDERKRRRSQVTEQIMDEKIGRMVTRVVLPRVVMHSRHHYGAFSGNFTGLELEDGGGRGTSGSHWEKRLLMNEIMTGSVDTRSVVSKMTLALLEDSGWYKANYSMADRLDWGRNQGSEFVTSPCNLWKGAYRCNTTQFSGCTYNREAEGYCPILTYSGDLPLWAQYFPQANKGGQSSLADYCTYFVAYSDGSCTDTNSARAPDRMLGEVRGSNSRCMASSLVRTGFVRGSTTQGNGCYQHRCINNSLEVAVDGIWKVCPRAGGPIQFPGFNGELICPAYHELCNTAPVAVSGQCPNACNFNGDCVEGRCNCFLGFHGHDCSKHSCPSNCNGNGICLSNGICECKAGYTGIDCSTAVCDEQCSLHGGVCDNGVCEFRCSDYAGYTCQNSSVLLSSLSVCKEVLGKGISGQHCAPSEPSILQQLEEVVVMPNYHRLFPGGARKLFNIFGSSYCDEAAKRLACWISIQKCDGDGDNRLRVCHSACQSYNLACGASLDCTDQTLFSSKKEGEGQCTGSGELKLSWFNRVRSSFTLRDSSSKGISVRDS from the exons ATGTTTCCGTGTAGCTCACGCGCTTTGTTTTCTAGGTCTCGCTGTGTGCTTCGATTCGACGTCGTCGTTCTCGCT ATTGTATTGATATTGTTTTGGTTGGAAGCTGGTACTGCAAAACCTGTAGAGCACCGACTTCAGTGGGGAAGCTCAGAAGGGAGGACTGAGAATGTTGCCTCGCACTCTTGCATACACGACCAGATAATTGAACAAAGAAAGCGACCTGGTCGCAAGGTGTATTCGGTTACCCCACAGGTGTACGAGCCTGGTGTCTTGAAACCCCTTCAGCACAGAGGCAGGGCATTGCTTGGTGTATCATCATCAGTGGAATCTCAAAAGGATGCAAAACAACCTATAAGGATTTATCTAAATTATGACGCTGTGGGCCACTCGTCTGACAGGGATTGTCGAAAAGTTGGTGATATTGTTAAA CTTGGGGAGCCTCCTTTGGCTTCGCTGCTTGGTTCGCCTTTGTGTAATCCTCATGCTGATCCCCCAATCCTTGGTGATTGTTGGCATAACTGCACTTCTGAAGATATCTCTGGAGAGGACAAAAAGCATCGACTTCGTAAG GCATTAGGGCAGACAGCTGACTGGTTTCGGAGAGCATTGGCTGTTGAGCCAGTCAAGGGGAACTTGCGATTAAGTGGATATTCTGCATGCGGACAAGATGGAGGTGTGCAGCTTCCACGTGAATATATCGAAG AGGGTGTCTCCAATGCCGACTTAGTTCTTTTGGTGACTACGAGACCCACAACTGGGAATACACTTGCTTGGGCAGTTGCATGTGAACGGGATCAATGGGGACGTGCTATAGCTG GACATGTTAACGTTGCTCCTCGTCATTTGACAGCTGAGGCAGAGACTTTGCTTTCTGCTACTCTAATACATGAG GTTATGCATGTTCTTGGTTTTGATCCACATGCCTTTGCTCATTTTAGGGATGAAAGGAAAAGACGGCGTAGTCAG GTTACTGAACAAATTATGGATGAAAAGATTGGGCGGATGGTAACACGTGTGGTTCTTCCACGTGTTGTCATGCATTCACGACATCATTATGGG GCATTCTCAGGAAATTTTACTGGTTTAGAGCTGGAAGATGGTGGAGGACGTGGCACATCAG GATCTCATTGGGAGAAGAGGCTACTAATGAATGAGATTATGACTGGTTCTGTTGACACAAGATCTGTAGTTTCTAAAATGACATTGGCTCTCTTGGAAGATAGCGGATGGTATAAAGCTAATTATAGCATGGCTGACCGGCTTGATTGGGGTCGCAACCAAGGTAGCGAATTTGTTACCTCCCCTTGCAATCTTTGGAAGGGGGCCTATCGTTGCAACACAACACAGTTCTCAGGTTGTACATATAACAGAGAGGCAGAAGGTTACTGCCCGATTCTAACATATAGTGGAGATCTCCCTCTGTGGGCTCAGTATTTTCCACAAGCTAATAAAG GCGGCCAATCCTCATTAGCCGATTATTGCACTTATTTTGTTGCATACTCTGATGGATCATGTACAGACACTAACAGTGCTCGTGCACCTGATAGAATGCTTGGTGAAGTCCGAGGAAGTAACTCTAG GTGTATGGCCTCATCATTAGTGCGCACAGGATTTGTACGGGGTTCTACGACCCAGGGAAACGGTTGTTATCAGCACAGGTGTATTAATAATTCTTTGGAG GTTGCTGTTGATGGTATCTGGAAAGTGTGTCCTCGGGCTGGTGGACCCATTCAGTTTCCTGGCTTTAATG GTGAATTAATCTGCCCTGCATACCATGAGCTCTGTAACACAGCCCCAGTGGCTGTGTCTGGGCAATGTCCCAATGCGTGTAACTTCAATGGAGATTGTGTTGAAGGACGCTGCAATTGCTTTCTTGGATTTCATGGTCATGATTGCAGTAAAC ATTCCTGCCCAAGCAACTGCAATGGTAATGGCATCTGTCTCTCAAACGGAATTTGTGAATGTAAAGCTGGCTACACTGGCATTGACTGTTCCACCG CGGTTTGTGATGAGCAATGCAGCCTTCATGGTGGGGTTTGTGATAATGGAGTTTGTGAGTTCCGATGTTCGGACTATGCGGGATATACTTGCCAGAACAGCTCAGTGCTCCTCTCCAGCCTTTCAGTTTGCAAGGAAGTGCTGGGAAAGGGTATTTCTGGGCAGCATTGTGCACCTAGTGAACCTAGTATTCTGCAGCAGCTAGAAGAAGTGGTTGTCATGCCCAACTACCACCGACTATTTCCTGGTGGTGCAaggaaattatttaatatatttgggAGTTCCTACTGTGACGAGGCGGCTAAACGACTTGCATGCTGG ATTTCCATCCAAAAGTGCGACGGTGATGGAGACAACAGGCTTCGAGTATGTCATTCTGCATGCCAGTCATACAATCTAGCATGTGGAGCATCACTGGACTGCACTGACCAAACCCTATTCAGCAGCAAAAAGGAGGGTGAGGGTCAGTGCACTGGTTCCGGTGAGTTGAAACTATCATGGTTTAATCGCGTCCGGAGTAGTTTTACCTTGAGAGATAGTTCCTCCAAAGGAATATCTGTAAGAGATAGTTag